The proteins below come from a single Pedobacter aquae genomic window:
- the porQ gene encoding type IX secretion system protein PorQ, producing MQNFKILLFFLFTSVQLFAQNGGNGVFQFLNLPNSSRTAALGMGYQVAPVQDISVSFVNPSLLSTKQKNTALLNYSNYVSDINLGALQYNFAVQDLPLAATLLYVNYGSFNETTIAGEQTGNTFSGGDYLFNIGIGHNWNKQIYYGLNFKTIYGAYDIYRSLALAADASITYQDTLNNFSGGIILKNMGYQLKPFNNQRENLPFEIALAISQKLKYAPIRYHITYNNLQQFDLTYQDLENPDNPADLVTGEPLPIQYSKTQMLMRHFVFGLEFMLSDAFQIQSSYNVRRNKELSIINTGGAPGLSFGFALQLKKLSFSYAHSRLNVAGGNNFFTLQLKPSIFNAKK from the coding sequence ATGCAGAATTTTAAAATATTACTGTTCTTTCTTTTTACCAGCGTACAGCTTTTTGCTCAAAACGGGGGTAATGGTGTGTTTCAGTTTCTTAATTTACCAAACTCTTCAAGAACAGCAGCTTTGGGTATGGGCTATCAGGTTGCGCCTGTGCAAGACATCAGCGTAAGCTTTGTAAACCCTTCTTTATTATCAACCAAACAAAAAAATACAGCTTTACTAAATTACAGCAATTATGTTTCTGATATTAATTTAGGCGCCTTGCAATATAATTTTGCAGTTCAAGATCTTCCTTTAGCGGCTACGCTTTTGTATGTTAACTACGGTAGTTTTAATGAAACTACTATTGCTGGCGAGCAAACAGGTAATACTTTTTCGGGTGGAGACTACCTTTTTAATATAGGAATTGGGCATAATTGGAATAAGCAAATTTACTATGGCTTAAACTTTAAGACTATTTACGGTGCCTATGATATCTACAGATCTTTGGCCTTAGCGGCTGATGCTTCTATAACGTATCAGGATACTTTAAATAATTTTTCGGGAGGTATTATTCTGAAAAATATGGGCTATCAGCTGAAGCCTTTCAATAACCAAAGAGAAAATTTACCTTTTGAGATAGCTTTAGCCATATCGCAAAAGCTAAAATATGCACCTATCAGGTATCATATCACATACAATAATCTACAACAATTTGACTTAACTTATCAGGATTTAGAAAATCCTGATAACCCAGCCGATTTAGTAACCGGAGAACCTCTGCCTATCCAATATTCTAAAACACAAATGTTAATGAGACATTTTGTTTTTGGCTTAGAATTCATGCTTTCAGACGCTTTTCAGATACAATCATCCTATAATGTGCGAAGAAATAAAGAATTAAGCATCATTAATACTGGTGGAGCACCTGGGCTATCTTTCGGTTTCGCTTTGCAACTGAAAAAGTTAAGTTTCTCTTATGCACACTCCAGATTAAACGTTGCTGGTGGAAATAATTTCTTTACCCTTCAACTAAAACCTTCAATTTTTAACGCTAAAAAATAA
- a CDS encoding universal stress protein — translation MIKILVTTDFSANSKAAIRFAIKFATQYPEVSLTFFHSYHILKPTSYSDAKFEAYEKAQKENISKRLEKFVKDVYHAAGIKPSEINCVCRESVVAHSNIMNYAEHEGFNFIAIGTRGAGKIEKLFGTHTSYVISQSSIPVIAVPKTYRSRDIESVLYASDLINLDKELDQVIDFAKPIDAKIEVVHFGFPSDIAKKVKLAEEKVKNHSDYPVEFHVQPSDFIKSLVDNIETAVKRSKPSMLVMFTDQKVSFFKKMLFSGNTEEFALNTRVPLLVYPK, via the coding sequence ATGATTAAGATTCTTGTTACTACCGATTTTTCTGCCAATTCTAAAGCAGCTATAAGATTTGCAATTAAATTTGCTACCCAATATCCAGAGGTTTCTTTAACATTTTTTCATTCTTACCATATTTTAAAACCTACTTCATACAGTGATGCTAAATTTGAAGCTTATGAAAAAGCACAGAAAGAAAACATCAGTAAGAGGTTAGAAAAGTTTGTTAAAGATGTTTACCATGCAGCAGGTATAAAGCCATCGGAAATAAATTGTGTTTGTAGAGAATCTGTAGTGGCGCATAGTAATATCATGAATTATGCTGAACATGAAGGTTTTAATTTTATTGCCATAGGAACCAGAGGAGCAGGGAAAATAGAAAAGTTATTTGGTACACATACCTCTTATGTCATTAGCCAATCGTCTATTCCGGTAATTGCTGTGCCTAAAACCTATCGTTCAAGAGATATAGAAAGTGTTTTATATGCTTCAGATTTAATTAATTTAGATAAGGAGTTAGATCAGGTGATTGATTTTGCTAAGCCTATTGATGCTAAAATAGAGGTTGTACATTTTGGTTTTCCTTCTGATATAGCCAAGAAAGTAAAATTAGCAGAAGAAAAAGTTAAAAATCATTCTGATTATCCGGTAGAATTTCATGTTCAGCCAAGCGATTTTATAAAATCTTTAGTTGATAATATAGAAACAGCAGTTAAAAGAAGTAAACCTTCTATGTTGGTAATGTTTACAGATCAAAAAGTTTCTTTTTTCAAAAAGATGTTATTCTCTGGTAATACAGAAGAATTTGCTTTAAATACAAGAGTTCCTTTATTAGTTTATCCAAAATAA
- the rpsA gene encoding 30S ribosomal protein S1: MAKKQVAEKELKAKEAELQDTVKREKEVFESEADSLSIEDIKSSSLVADPNDFDWDADDKVFGNYNQADREKMEQMYAGTFNSVEKGEIISGTVVTINSKDVVLNIGFKSDGLVPVNEFRDTPDLKVGDSVDVFVEQREDANGQLVLSRKRAKTQRSWEMINEALENDTIINGYVKSRTKGGLIVDIMGVEAFLPGSQIDIKPIRDYDIYVGKTMEFKVVKINHEFKNVVVSHKVLIEDDLESQKVEIVSKLEKGQVLEGTVKNITDFGVFIDLGGVDGLLHITDISWGRIEHPKEVLSLDEKVNVVVLDFDDEKKRIALGLKQLTSHPWESLNTDLAIGSKVKGKIVTVADYGAFLEIIPGVEGLIHVSEMSWSQNLRNPQEFMKVGDEIEAVVLTLDRDERKMSLGIKQLTPDPWEKAAERYPIGSKHKAAVKNMTNFGVFVEIEEGIDGLIHISDLSWSKKVNHPNEFTKTGEELDVVVLELDVDNRKLSLGHKQLEENPWDTFETIFTLDSIHEGTVTKVTDKGALVALPYGVEGFVPTKHLNKEDGTVLKNDETSEFKIIEFNKDSKRIVVSHARIWEEVKAEAVAEERASKKKEASAASNAVKKVKESVEKSTLGDLDVLAQLKDKMEGDAKKAAKKKEEAK; the protein is encoded by the coding sequence ATGGCAAAAAAACAAGTAGCAGAAAAGGAGTTAAAAGCAAAAGAAGCAGAACTTCAAGACACTGTAAAAAGAGAAAAAGAGGTATTTGAATCAGAAGCTGATTCATTATCTATTGAAGACATTAAATCTTCATCACTCGTAGCAGACCCTAACGATTTTGATTGGGATGCGGACGATAAAGTGTTTGGTAACTACAACCAAGCAGACAGAGAAAAAATGGAACAGATGTATGCTGGTACCTTCAACTCTGTAGAAAAAGGAGAAATTATTTCTGGTACTGTTGTAACTATCAACAGCAAAGATGTAGTTTTAAACATCGGTTTCAAATCTGATGGTTTAGTTCCTGTAAACGAATTCCGTGATACACCAGACCTTAAAGTTGGTGATTCTGTTGACGTATTTGTTGAACAAAGAGAAGATGCTAACGGACAGTTAGTTTTATCTCGTAAAAGAGCAAAAACTCAACGTTCATGGGAAATGATTAATGAAGCGTTGGAAAACGATACTATCATCAATGGTTATGTGAAGAGCAGAACTAAAGGTGGTTTAATCGTAGATATAATGGGCGTAGAAGCCTTCTTACCAGGTTCACAAATTGATATTAAACCAATTCGTGATTACGACATTTATGTTGGTAAGACCATGGAATTCAAAGTTGTTAAAATCAACCACGAATTCAAAAACGTTGTTGTTTCTCACAAAGTTCTTATCGAAGACGATTTGGAAAGCCAAAAAGTTGAGATTGTTTCTAAATTGGAGAAAGGACAAGTTCTTGAAGGAACTGTTAAAAACATTACAGATTTCGGTGTATTCATTGATTTGGGTGGTGTTGACGGTTTACTACACATTACTGATATCTCTTGGGGCCGTATCGAGCATCCAAAAGAGGTATTATCTTTAGATGAAAAAGTTAACGTTGTTGTTCTTGACTTTGATGACGAGAAAAAACGTATCGCTTTAGGTTTAAAACAATTAACTTCTCACCCTTGGGAGTCTTTAAATACTGATTTAGCTATCGGTTCTAAAGTAAAAGGAAAAATCGTAACTGTTGCAGATTACGGTGCATTCTTAGAAATCATCCCTGGAGTAGAAGGTTTAATTCACGTTTCAGAAATGTCTTGGTCTCAAAACTTACGTAACCCACAAGAGTTTATGAAAGTAGGAGATGAGATTGAAGCAGTAGTTTTAACCTTAGATAGAGATGAGCGTAAAATGTCTTTAGGCATTAAACAATTAACTCCAGATCCTTGGGAAAAAGCGGCAGAAAGATATCCAATTGGAAGCAAGCACAAAGCAGCTGTTAAAAACATGACTAACTTTGGTGTGTTTGTTGAAATCGAAGAAGGTATCGATGGTTTAATCCATATTTCTGACTTATCATGGTCTAAAAAAGTTAATCACCCTAACGAATTCACTAAAACTGGTGAAGAATTAGATGTGGTAGTTTTAGAGCTTGATGTAGATAACCGTAAATTAAGCTTAGGACACAAACAATTAGAAGAAAACCCTTGGGATACTTTTGAAACTATCTTCACTTTAGATTCAATCCACGAAGGAACTGTAACTAAAGTAACTGATAAAGGCGCTTTAGTAGCATTACCTTACGGTGTTGAAGGTTTTGTACCAACAAAACACTTAAATAAAGAAGACGGTACAGTATTGAAAAATGATGAGACTTCAGAGTTCAAAATCATTGAGTTCAATAAAGATTCTAAGAGAATTGTTGTATCTCACGCCCGTATTTGGGAAGAGGTAAAAGCTGAAGCTGTTGCAGAAGAAAGAGCTAGCAAGAAAAAAGAAGCAAGCGCAGCAAGCAATGCAGTTAAAAAAGTTAAAGAATCTGTAGAGAAATCTACTTTAGGAGACCTTGACGTATTGGCACAATTGAAAGATAAGATGGAAGGCGATGCCAAAAAAGCTGCTAAAAAGAAAGAAGAAGCTAAGTAA
- the cmk gene encoding (d)CMP kinase: MNKNIIVAIDGYSSCGKSTLAKALAKKLHFIYVDSGAMYRAVTLYFLRNQTDLSNHDLIIDALEHIDLNFHSRDYQSHILLNGEEVSEEIRQMPVSENVSKIAAIKEVRQAMVKQQQKMAKSKNMVMDGRDIGTTVFPDAQVKLFMTADPKIRAERRYKELLSKGEKVALEEIFENLAHRDYLDTTREESPLVRADDAIILDNTDLSEEEQLNFALDKIKPFLN; the protein is encoded by the coding sequence ATGAATAAGAATATAATTGTAGCTATAGATGGCTATTCTTCTTGCGGAAAAAGTACTTTAGCTAAAGCTTTAGCAAAAAAACTCCATTTTATATATGTAGATAGCGGCGCTATGTATAGGGCAGTTACTTTATATTTTCTACGTAACCAGACCGATTTAAGCAATCACGATTTAATTATTGATGCCTTAGAGCATATAGATTTAAATTTTCATTCCAGAGATTATCAATCTCATATTCTTTTAAATGGTGAGGAGGTATCTGAAGAAATCAGACAGATGCCTGTTTCTGAAAATGTAAGTAAAATAGCAGCCATAAAAGAGGTAAGGCAAGCTATGGTAAAGCAACAACAGAAAATGGCTAAATCAAAAAATATGGTGATGGACGGACGCGATATTGGTACCACTGTATTTCCTGACGCTCAGGTTAAACTATTTATGACAGCCGATCCAAAAATAAGAGCCGAACGTAGATATAAAGAGTTGCTCTCAAAAGGTGAAAAAGTAGCGCTAGAAGAAATATTCGAAAATCTTGCACATAGAGATTATCTAGACACCACACGTGAAGAGAGCCCACTAGTAAGAGCCGATGACGCTATTATCTTAGACAATACAGATTTATCAGAAGAAGAACAATTAAACTTTGCTTTAGATAAAATTAAGCCTTTTCTTAATTGA
- the pyrR gene encoding bifunctional pyr operon transcriptional regulator/uracil phosphoribosyltransferase PyrR: MQNLTLLDGQKFQITLKRLCHQLIENHNDFSDSVIIGIQPRGPFLSSRIASELKQIIPDATINHGNLDITFYRDDFRRGDSPLLPNSTHIDFIIEGKKVILVDDVLWTGRTIRAAMDAMLAFGRPAKVELLVLVDRRYSRQLPVEPDYIGIQVDSISSQKVVVSWKEADAEDKVILISDNKK, encoded by the coding sequence ATGCAAAATTTAACCCTTCTTGACGGTCAAAAATTTCAAATTACTTTAAAACGCCTTTGTCATCAGTTAATAGAAAATCATAATGATTTTTCTGATTCTGTTATCATTGGTATACAACCACGTGGTCCTTTCTTATCTAGTAGAATAGCTAGCGAGTTAAAGCAAATCATTCCTGATGCAACCATAAATCATGGTAATTTGGATATTACATTTTATAGGGATGATTTTAGGAGAGGAGATTCGCCTTTACTACCCAATAGCACACACATAGATTTTATTATTGAAGGAAAGAAAGTGATTTTGGTAGATGATGTTTTATGGACAGGTAGAACCATAAGAGCTGCCATGGATGCGATGCTAGCTTTTGGCAGACCAGCAAAGGTAGAACTACTGGTTTTAGTTGATAGAAGATATTCAAGACAATTACCCGTTGAGCCAGATTATATCGGTATACAAGTAGATTCCATATCATCACAAAAGGTGGTTGTAAGTTGGAAAGAAGCAGACGCAGAAGATAAAGTTATTTTGATTTCAGACAATAAAAAGTAA
- the arfB gene encoding alternative ribosome rescue aminoacyl-tRNA hydrolase ArfB: protein MLKKPDFQILIQELAFKTSRSGGKGGQHVNKVSSKVELIWDINQTAACDEDQKQRIIKKLGNRIDKEGLLHLVADDDRSQYKNKELSIKRLLKLIKESLIEEKPRKPTKPSKAAIHKRLESKKKQALKKINRNTNWD from the coding sequence ATGCTAAAGAAACCAGATTTTCAGATTCTTATTCAAGAACTTGCCTTTAAGACTTCTAGAAGCGGTGGCAAAGGCGGGCAGCATGTAAATAAAGTTTCTTCTAAAGTTGAATTGATTTGGGATATTAACCAAACAGCTGCATGCGATGAAGATCAAAAACAACGCATCATAAAAAAGCTGGGGAACAGAATTGATAAAGAAGGCTTATTACATTTGGTTGCAGATGACGACCGTAGCCAGTACAAAAATAAAGAGCTTTCTATTAAAAGACTTTTAAAGTTGATTAAAGAAAGTTTAATAGAAGAAAAACCAAGGAAGCCTACTAAACCTAGTAAAGCAGCCATTCATAAAAGATTAGAAAGTAAAAAGAAGCAGGCACTTAAAAAAATCAATAGGAATACGAATTGGGATTAG
- a CDS encoding lipid A deacylase LpxR family protein yields MKRIFVCLLCLIGVKASIAQSQKSNYKHEFGFRSENDAYLATDQDKYYTNGLFLTFRSAVNPSQKQDTSKLVKKIWALSIAHKMYNASSGSVVNISRVDRPFAAYAYASTSLNYYFKKETVLGAELQGGILGPSAKGEEGQKFYHEVFGFYDINGWQFQVKDEIGVNLLLNYQSLLYRNQKRTLDFSLPVEAKIGNTFTGLKAGLLFRTGALNPLYHSVATNSFVSTYKEAHAKEKELYFFLKPSLDVVIYDATISGGLFRDDKGLVVYDTKPLVFSQEMGVAFAQKRWTFNFSLIFKSKELKSVANAHQYGIIDLYYRFN; encoded by the coding sequence TTGAAGAGAATTTTTGTTTGTTTATTGTGTTTGATAGGTGTCAAAGCATCAATAGCTCAATCTCAAAAGTCTAATTATAAACATGAATTTGGTTTTAGAAGTGAAAATGATGCTTATTTAGCTACAGACCAGGATAAGTATTATACCAATGGATTGTTTTTAACTTTTAGGTCGGCTGTAAATCCTTCACAAAAACAAGATACCAGTAAGCTAGTAAAGAAAATATGGGCTTTAAGTATAGCTCATAAAATGTATAATGCAAGTTCTGGAAGTGTTGTAAATATATCTAGAGTTGATAGACCGTTTGCAGCTTATGCTTATGCCTCAACTTCTTTAAATTATTACTTTAAGAAGGAAACTGTTTTAGGTGCAGAACTACAAGGCGGTATTCTTGGCCCTTCAGCTAAGGGAGAGGAAGGACAGAAATTTTATCATGAGGTTTTTGGTTTTTATGATATTAATGGCTGGCAATTTCAGGTTAAAGATGAAATAGGGGTAAACCTTCTCCTCAATTACCAAAGTCTTTTATATCGTAACCAAAAACGTACTTTAGATTTTAGTTTGCCCGTAGAAGCTAAAATTGGCAATACCTTTACAGGTTTAAAAGCCGGCTTGTTGTTTAGAACTGGAGCATTAAATCCGCTGTACCATAGCGTGGCAACAAATAGTTTTGTGTCTACTTATAAAGAAGCTCATGCTAAAGAAAAAGAGCTTTACTTTTTTTTAAAGCCATCTTTAGATGTTGTTATTTATGATGCTACCATTTCTGGAGGTTTATTTAGGGATGATAAAGGACTGGTAGTTTATGATACTAAGCCTTTAGTTTTTTCGCAAGAAATGGGTGTGGCTTTTGCGCAAAAAAGGTGGACTTTCAATTTCTCTTTAATCTTTAAATCAAAGGAATTAAAAAGTGTGGCAAATGCACATCAATATGGGATCATAGATTTGTATTACAGGTTTAACTAA
- a CDS encoding aspartate carbamoyltransferase catalytic subunit produces MPEQAHRLSSKHLLGIKDLNTKDIELILETADTFKDVINRPIKKVPSLRDITIANIFFENSTRTKLSFELAQKRLSADVINFAASSSSVSKGETLIDTVNNILSMKVDMVVMRHPYAGAGVFLSKHINAQIVNAGDGAHEHPTQALLDAFSIREKYGDVAGKKVVIVGDILHSRVALSNILCLQKLGAEVKVCGPTTLIPKYIHTLGVKVEHNLRKALNWCDVANMLRIQLERQDIKYFPSLREYSMMYGLNKQILDSLDKEITIMHPGPINRGVEITSDVADSKQSIILDQVENGVAVRMAVLYLLASQKQ; encoded by the coding sequence ATGCCAGAACAAGCACATAGATTAAGCAGTAAGCATCTTTTAGGAATTAAAGACCTTAATACAAAAGATATCGAACTGATTCTTGAAACTGCTGATACTTTTAAAGATGTCATTAACAGACCCATAAAAAAAGTACCATCTTTAAGAGATATCACCATAGCAAATATCTTCTTCGAAAACTCTACCAGAACAAAGCTTTCTTTTGAGCTGGCGCAAAAAAGGCTATCGGCAGATGTTATTAATTTTGCAGCTTCAAGCTCGTCTGTTAGTAAAGGAGAAACTTTAATAGATACGGTGAACAATATCCTTTCCATGAAAGTGGATATGGTTGTGATGAGACATCCTTACGCTGGTGCCGGTGTTTTTTTAAGTAAACATATCAATGCTCAAATTGTGAATGCCGGAGACGGGGCGCATGAACATCCCACTCAAGCTTTATTAGATGCCTTTTCTATCAGAGAAAAATATGGAGATGTAGCTGGCAAGAAAGTGGTTATTGTGGGTGATATTTTACACTCAAGAGTAGCTTTATCTAACATATTGTGTCTACAAAAATTAGGAGCAGAGGTTAAGGTTTGCGGGCCAACAACTTTAATCCCTAAATACATCCATACACTAGGTGTAAAAGTAGAACACAATTTAAGAAAAGCCTTAAACTGGTGCGATGTTGCCAATATGTTGAGAATACAATTAGAAAGGCAAGACATTAAGTATTTTCCATCTTTAAGAGAATATTCCATGATGTATGGCTTAAACAAGCAAATTTTGGATTCTTTAGATAAAGAAATCACCATTATGCACCCCGGGCCTATCAACAGAGGGGTAGAGATTACCAGCGATGTTGCAGATAGTAAGCAATCTATCATCTTAGACCAAGTAGAAAACGGAGTTGCGGTAAGAATGGCTGTTTTATATTTGTTAGCTAGTCAAAAGCAATAA